The following are from one region of the Ignavibacteriota bacterium genome:
- a CDS encoding arginine decarboxylase, pyruvoyl-dependent, whose protein sequence is MYLPTKIFFTKGVGRSKEYLTSFELALRSARIEICNLVTVSSIYPVNCKRITLEEGLKEIQPGQIVHCVMARNSTNEPNRLIASSIGVAVPADKSAYGYLSEHHPFGQTEKICGEYAEDLAATMLASTLGIEFNSDTDWNEREDLYKMSGKIVKTFNITQSAEGDKNGLWTTVLASAILLP, encoded by the coding sequence TTGTATTTACCCACAAAAATATTCTTCACAAAAGGTGTCGGCAGAAGTAAAGAATATCTTACTTCATTTGAACTTGCATTAAGAAGTGCACGGATAGAGATTTGTAATCTCGTAACGGTAAGCAGCATATATCCTGTAAACTGCAAGAGAATAACTCTCGAAGAAGGTTTGAAAGAAATTCAGCCAGGACAAATAGTTCATTGTGTCATGGCTCGTAATTCAACAAATGAACCTAACAGATTGATTGCATCTTCAATCGGAGTGGCTGTTCCTGCTGATAAAAGTGCTTATGGTTATTTATCAGAACACCATCCATTCGGTCAGACAGAAAAAATTTGCGGTGAATACGCTGAGGATCTTGCTGCAACAATGCTTGCATCAACTCTTGGTATTGAATTTAATTCTGATACTGATTGGAATGAACGTGAAGATCTCTACAAAATGTCCGGAAAGATTGTTAAGACTTTCAATATTACTCAATCTGCTGAAGGTGATAAGAATGGTCTCTGGACAACTGTTTTAGCATCTGCAATTCTTCTTCCTTAA
- a CDS encoding four helix bundle protein, whose protein sequence is MKEELKSLSEQNKNINRGYRELNVWKEAVELFYFVREKLKTLDNLSFKINAQVEDSIFSVQSNIAEGYCRRSIKENIQYLAISLSSLGENYSQIFTLTNSNDIDIDWFKEYDKKHYSLENKLIKLNQSYISKMKSKEEWKNDYILREIIENYNLK, encoded by the coding sequence ATGAAGGAAGAATTAAAAAGTTTATCTGAACAGAATAAAAATATCAACAGAGGGTATAGAGAACTTAATGTTTGGAAGGAAGCTGTTGAGCTTTTCTATTTTGTTAGAGAAAAGTTAAAAACACTCGATAATCTTTCCTTTAAAATTAATGCTCAGGTTGAAGATTCTATCTTTTCTGTTCAATCTAATATTGCTGAAGGTTATTGTAGAAGATCAATTAAAGAAAATATTCAATACTTAGCCATTTCACTGTCTTCATTGGGTGAGAATTATTCTCAAATTTTTACTTTGACAAATTCAAATGATATAGATATTGATTGGTTCAAAGAATACGATAAAAAACATTATTCATTAGAGAATAAACTTATAAAACTAAATCAATCGTATATTTCTAAAATGAAGTCAAAAGAAGAGTGGAAGAACGATTATATATTAAGAGAAATAATAGAAAATTATAATCTAAAATGA
- a CDS encoding TerC/Alx family metal homeostasis membrane protein produces the protein MDWIVFWAIVAVLFFIDLYLSEHRSGKVSLKSSLIWSTIWTIAAGLFNVFIYYDLGQERAIEFLTGYIIERTLSFDNLFVFLLIFEVMKIKPENQPHVLKWGILSAIVFRIIFIVAGVGLVNLFEPIIYVFGAILLYAAYKMAFGSDQKIDVEHNWLIRIAKKYLSLDTGYEGKKFFITKNGKKYATTIFLTFLLIESSDIVFAVDSIPAIIAITKDTFIIISSNIFAILGLRALYFALAVLNELFAYLKYGVALILFYVGVKMLTAEFFHVPTEYSLTIILLILTISIVLSLTHKKKKFKE, from the coding sequence ATAGACTGGATTGTTTTTTGGGCAATCGTTGCCGTACTGTTTTTTATTGATCTTTATTTAAGTGAACATCGTTCCGGAAAAGTTTCTTTAAAATCCAGTCTGATCTGGAGCACAATCTGGACTATCGCAGCCGGTCTCTTTAACGTATTTATTTATTATGATCTTGGTCAGGAACGAGCCATTGAGTTCCTGACAGGTTACATAATTGAACGAACTCTCTCCTTCGATAATCTCTTTGTTTTTCTTCTCATCTTTGAAGTGATGAAGATTAAGCCTGAAAACCAACCACACGTTTTGAAATGGGGAATATTAAGTGCGATTGTTTTCAGAATAATATTCATTGTTGCGGGAGTTGGTTTAGTAAATTTATTTGAACCGATAATTTATGTTTTCGGAGCTATTCTGTTGTACGCTGCATATAAAATGGCATTCGGTAGTGATCAGAAAATTGACGTAGAGCATAATTGGCTTATTCGGATCGCAAAGAAGTATTTGAGTCTTGATACTGGTTATGAAGGAAAGAAATTTTTTATTACAAAGAATGGGAAAAAATATGCGACAACAATTTTCTTAACTTTCCTTTTAATTGAATCTTCCGATATAGTATTTGCTGTGGATTCTATTCCTGCAATTATTGCAATAACAAAAGATACATTCATCATTATCTCATCAAACATATTTGCAATACTCGGGCTTCGTGCACTTTACTTTGCCCTTGCAGTATTGAATGAACTTTTTGCTTATTTGAAATACGGTGTTGCATTAATTTTATTTTATGTGGGTGTGAAAATGTTGACTGCCGAATTCTTTCACGTGCCGACTGAGTATTCGCTGACAATTATTCTCTTGATACTAACTATTTCAATTGTTCTATCCTTAACGCACAAAAAGAAAAAATTTAAGGAATAA
- a CDS encoding tyrosine--tRNA ligase: MDLIKRGVSEIIPEEELIKKLERSSKEGIPLNIKLGCDPSRPDLHIGHSVVLRKLAQFQTLGHQAILIIGDFTGMIGDPSGRNATRPSLTLKETREHGQSYFQQASKILDAKKTKIVYNSEWLGKMSFEDVIKLAAKYTVARMLERDDFTKRYKAGEPISIHELLYPLAQAMDSVAIKSDVELGGTDQKFNLLVGRDIQREHGQEPQIILTMPLLVGTDGVEKMSKSYDNYIGISESPKEIFGKTLSIPDSLIYTYFELATDISTPELLSIKHQLEDSNFNPRDIKRKLARTLVRMYHNEESAIQAQEEFDRIFIKKEIPDEVEEFKIENNNSEINILDLILKVNFAPSRGEARRLVTQGGVSIENKKITDANFNIILTEGMVLKVGKRKFIKFIK, from the coding sequence ATGGACCTCATCAAAAGAGGTGTCAGTGAAATTATTCCCGAAGAAGAATTAATTAAAAAGCTAGAACGTTCTTCTAAGGAAGGAATACCACTGAACATCAAACTTGGCTGCGATCCTTCAAGACCTGATTTGCATATTGGACATTCAGTCGTTTTAAGAAAGCTTGCACAGTTTCAAACACTCGGACATCAGGCAATATTAATTATTGGTGATTTCACAGGAATGATTGGTGATCCATCTGGTCGTAATGCGACTCGTCCATCACTCACTTTAAAAGAAACAAGAGAACACGGTCAATCTTATTTTCAGCAGGCATCAAAAATTCTTGATGCAAAGAAAACAAAAATAGTTTATAACTCTGAATGGCTCGGTAAAATGAGTTTTGAAGATGTCATTAAACTCGCCGCAAAATATACAGTAGCACGAATGCTCGAACGTGATGATTTCACTAAACGATACAAAGCAGGTGAACCAATAAGCATTCACGAACTTCTCTATCCTCTTGCACAAGCGATGGATTCAGTTGCAATCAAAAGTGATGTTGAACTTGGCGGAACTGATCAGAAATTTAATTTACTGGTTGGCAGAGATATTCAAAGAGAACACGGACAGGAACCACAAATTATTTTAACAATGCCTTTGCTGGTTGGAACAGATGGTGTCGAGAAAATGAGCAAGTCTTATGATAATTACATCGGTATTTCAGAATCACCAAAAGAAATATTTGGAAAAACTTTATCTATTCCTGATAGCTTGATTTATACATATTTTGAACTCGCAACTGATATATCAACTCCAGAACTATTATCAATCAAGCATCAGCTTGAAGATTCTAATTTTAATCCGCGTGATATTAAAAGAAAACTTGCAAGAACTTTGGTAAGAATGTACCACAACGAAGAGTCAGCTATTCAGGCTCAGGAAGAGTTCGATAGAATCTTTATAAAAAAAGAAATTCCGGATGAAGTTGAAGAATTTAAGATTGAGAACAATAATTCAGAAATCAATATATTAGACCTGATTCTCAAAGTAAATTTTGCTCCATCAAGAGGCGAAGCAAGAAGATTGGTAACTCAAGGTGGCGTTTCAATTGAAAATAAAAAAATAACCGATGCAAATTTTAATATTATACTAACTGAAGGTATGGTGCTGAAAGTTGGTAAAAGAAAATTCATAAAATTCATCAAGTAA
- the smpB gene encoding SsrA-binding protein SmpB → MKTNDAEKNITVNRKATHEYFILQTFEAGIALVGTEVKSLRQGKANMVDGYAKIENGEVWLVNVNISEYTQGNINNHDPRRDRKLLLNRSEIRKLIGKTREKGLTLVPLRLYFKNGKVKVELALAKGKKVYDKRHAIAKKDFQREQERRIKY, encoded by the coding sequence ATGAAAACAAACGACGCAGAAAAAAATATAACAGTTAACCGTAAAGCAACTCACGAATATTTTATCCTTCAGACATTTGAAGCTGGAATTGCTTTGGTCGGGACAGAGGTCAAATCACTTCGTCAGGGTAAAGCAAATATGGTTGATGGTTATGCTAAAATTGAAAACGGAGAAGTTTGGCTTGTCAACGTTAATATCAGCGAATACACTCAGGGAAATATTAATAATCACGATCCACGAAGAGATAGAAAACTTTTACTCAACCGAAGTGAAATAAGAAAACTCATTGGCAAAACGAGAGAAAAAGGATTAACTTTGGTGCCGTTAAGATTGTATTTTAAAAATGGTAAAGTCAAAGTTGAATTAGCCCTTGCAAAAGGTAAAAAGGTCTATGATAAACGCCACGCTATTGCCAAAAAAGATTTCCAGAGAGAACAGGAAAGAAGAATAAAGTATTGA